A DNA window from Drosophila sechellia strain sech25 chromosome X, ASM438219v1, whole genome shotgun sequence contains the following coding sequences:
- the LOC6620374 gene encoding pneumococcal serine-rich repeat protein isoform X2, which yields MKLSVSAYRAHASAHKKILSSGYHSQLNYGSTGAAAASSSSSGATATGLYTMEAHEHEAGKFVKDVARQVHDCNSDTDVISPTGTSSSGGGGGGGGGAGGAGGSGGAGGHSDGGYHKRHHHKMVRDDDNNSAAHSSDSKSPSQRKSRIGDGASDPDSDWTRSNQRWMKLRTTVQISSAIQKKPPLKREDSFLKRFSTRQIPETQETVEDTGSESASGDVDKSVKRRRRYLQKRRSVVNPDENFYFYWLMMLTVCVLYNLWTLIVRQSFPELQQSVPTFWLICDSMTDVVFILDIIVQLRTGYLEQGLMVYDDRKLACHYVHSRDFIFDMIALIPLDLLQLKMGTHPLLRFTRFFKVYRSVRFYYIVESRTVWPNLWRVVNLIHILLILAHWFGCFYFLLSEAEGFQGDWVYPYRPGDYATLTRKYLGSLYWSTLTLTTIGDLPTPETNAEPNFSVDGPRSIPRRGIKSRLLQFGSSYGYIFTIVSYLIGVFIFATIVGQVGNVITNRNANRLEFERLLDGAKTYMRHHKVPGGMKRRVLRWYDYSWSRGRIQGGGDINTALGLLPDKLKTELALHVNLSVLKKVTIFQECQPEFLHDLVLKMKAYIFTPGDSICRKGEVAREMFIIADGILEVLSETGKVLTTMKAGDFFGEIGILNLDGLNKRTADVRSVGYSELFSLSREDVLAAMKDYPDAQEILQTLGRKRLMEVRCVNKKYAKAQSDKEAAAYAAAHPHHHQSHHQGQVHQSDSSENSASKKIVDKLKHDVKGFRNVLKKSRTSRKSDESLEMQPLHNTSPRGSKILLKRMSRVRSDEKDADSAEAKDELHDKTPSPIGAGLPLLQRLRLLKEKQESIQEEPEREFSEGFPLIQRLQQLKIKNEPQANAAEPGVVMVNTPPNISSKIDSHFAASQAGASHPGTNGGTIGISAPGQSLTVAQIKPIMKVSFKQKIQQMQGGGGGSSSSPGPSTGAIAKKEPPKSLALVAKHATSEDPVAATGLGLGSGTSSGIAIISKRVVKPQSHRMATPLQSDTDTDGTPIKPWSKLKLATLMSSSYTSLTNCSPDDLASPLKNYSLSNIPQQMETHPRPRHHSARSSSRSPRHGHHHHHHHGHHQHGQIQGPSSTSTNGSTASQVTASAKRDCLRLQKPEQHLPDGELTELGGNGRRKLYQSVFDLSPEYCGLPFVKRLKILNERQKLAELERALQTRSFSLDCSKSGPDSKVPITESLYRCYSDTSGIYSQFLSTYESTTSSTSVSTNTSASASASASASASASDSNSRQLQYEPLPLSPESNETMERRKLKSILKKLQMGGGQQEEAGPGAGTGAVKGTGSKVNSSASQKGKGLPAEPTLEGPPASAKEEESPFGGAAAIGSVNKGCGNGNGSGSVSGNGNGSGTVNDSSAKSSSHPSNNGNSAYTCPPPPAVAFPFPVPIAPASGSVPLPLEPGASNVWSPTLTLVTPTNSPQESFAFPAQLQGELGGHGTGRGLVGGVGSASASMLPAGAGATASASASTSTSASYVVECSASSNQILHAQSTTDLNLNLQLRQNTTSAMGGAGPAQRIEGFPEAQDYFNQILNGINHVIKTHMNEMHSKFETQFSSMAGEVRRRDAIIAQLQLKLRSIEGKSTAAAASSSSSALVLPISRRQKKMPQLSVDDDEPPEEEDISSSGSSAELLFMRGDSLDTVFTSSPPIQGGRRSTSPGPSRHHAASANALNCPSSYYGGPGSLSSRHAQSHPSFYSGQGNGRSSGRSSGYREWSGAAESGHLVSGSGSSGAVMVADVTGNLARLSDSVILDIGESSSSSSSSSKINMAEVDDDEEEEDPRGRVARNEEDMDDGEGGLASHNDWEVQMLAAEMERQERKRGHSLSDNLGELKHCSTFLRRRRKFSDTETEFSETDMEEQLARSGSGPMEPSGSAPSSSGAGGSTSAGHQSGSQRPRASSLDQFNLRYGIGRGIFKAMSIDRDKDKL from the exons GAAATCGCGTATCGGAGATGGAGCTTCAGATCCAGATTCCGATTG gacacgATCGAACCAGCGTTGGATGAAGCTGCGCACCACCGTGCAGATTTCATCGGCGATACAGAAGAAACCACCGCTCAAGCGCGAAGACTCCTTCCTGAAGCGTTTCTCGACTAGACAGATACCCGAAACACAG GAAACTGTTGAAGATACGGGTTCAGAAAGTGCCTCTGGTGACGTCGACAAGAGTGTTAAACGACGGCGACGCTATCTGCAGAAACGACGATCCGTTGTTAATCCAGATGAAAATTTTTACTTCTATTGGTTAATGATGTTAACTGTATGTGTTCTATATAATCTATGGACCCTAATTGTGAGGCAGAGCTTTCCTGAACTGCAG CAATCTGTGCCCACGTTTTGGCTCATCTGCGATTCGATGACAGATGTTGTATTTATCCTAGATATAATAGTTCAATTACGCACAGGCTATCTGGAGCAGGGCCTAATG GTATACGACGACAGGAAGCTGGCCTGTCACTACGTTCACTCGCGCGACTTTATCTTCGATATGATAGCGCTGATACCATTGGATTTGCTGCAGCTCAAGATGGGCACACATCCGCTCTTGCGTTTTACGCGCTTTTTTAAA GTTTATCGATCTGTGAGATTTTATTACATCGTAGAAAGTAGAACagtttggccaaatttatggCGCGTTGTTAACCTAATTCATATCCTGTTAATACTGGCACACTGGTTCGGTTGTTTCTATTTTTTACTCTCCGAGGCGGAGGGCTTTCAG GGCGACTGGGTGTATCCGTATCGACCCGGGGACTACGCCACCCTAACGCGAAAGTATCTGGGCAGCCTGTACTGGTCGACCCTGACACTGACCACCATTGGGGATCTGCCCACGCCCGAAACGAATGCAGA ACCGAACTTTTCGGTGGACGGCCCACGTTCAATTCCGCGGCGTGGCATTAAATCGCGCTTACTTCAATTTGGCTCTAGTTATGG ATATATTTTTACGATCGTTAGCTATTTGATTGGTGTTTTTATCTTCGCCACCATTGTGGGCCAAGTGGGCAATGTGATAACGAACCGCAATGCGAATCGCCTGGAGTTCGAGCGCCTGCTGGATGGGGCCAAGACCTATATGCGGCACCACAAG GTGCCCGGAGGGATGAAGCGGCGCGTGCTGCGGTGGTACGACTACAGCTGGTCCCGCGGCAGGATACAGGGTGGCGGTGACATCAATACCGCACTGGGCCTCCTGCCCGACAAGCTGAAAACCGAATTGGCCTTACATGTCAACCTGAGCGTGCTGAAGAAGGTGACCATATTCCAAGAGTGCCAGCCCGAGTTCCTCCACGATCTCGTGCTCAAGATGAAGGCCTACATCTTTACGCCGGGCGACTCCATTTGCCGAAAGGGCGAGGTGGCTCGCGAAATGTTCATCATTGCCGATGGCATCCTGGAGGTGCTGAGCGAGACGGGCAAGGTCCTGACCACCATGAAGGCTGGTGATTTTTTTGGCGAAATCGGCATCCTCAATCTGGACGGGCTTAACAA ACGCACAGCGGATGTGCGCTCCGTGGGCTACTCGGAGCTCTTCTCTCTGTCCCGCGAGGATGTCCTGGCGGCCATGAAGGACTACCCCGATGCCCAGGAGATCCTGCAGACCCTGGGCCGCAAGCGGCTAATGGAGGTGCGCTGCGTGAACAAGAAGTACGCCAAGGCGCAGAGTGACAAGGAGGCGGCGGCCTATGCGGCAGCTCATCCGCACCACCATCAGAGCCACCACCAGGGTCAGGTGCAccagagcgacagcagcgagAACAGTGCCTCCAAGAAGATCGTGGACAAGCTGAAGCACGACGTCAAGGGATTCCGCAACGTGCTGAAGAAGTCCAG GACCTCGCGCAAAAGCGATGAATCCCTGGAGATGCAGCCGCTGCACAACACCTCGCCGCGCGGAAGCAAGATCCTGCTGAAGCGCATGTCGCGCGTTCGATCGGACGAAAAGGATGCGGATAGCGCCGAGGCCAAGGACGAGTTGCACGACAAGACGCCCAGCCCGATTGGGGCGGGATTGCCATTGCTGCAGCGCCTCCGGCTCCTCAAGGAGAAGCAG GAATCGATCCAGGAGGAGCCCGAACGCGAGTTCAGCGaaggctttcccctgatccaGCGACTCCAGCAGTTGAAAATTAAGAACGAGCCGCAGGCAAACGCCGCCGAACCCGGCGTCGTCATg GTCAACACGCCGCccaacatcagcagcaaaaTAGATTCGCATTTCGCTGCCAGCCAGGCAGGTGCATCGCATCCTGGTACAAATGGTGGAACCATCGGCATCTCGGCGCCGGGACAATCGCTGACGGTGGCCCAGATCAAGCCCATCATGAAGGTGTCCTTCAAGCAGAAGATCCAACAGATGCAGGGTGGCGGCGGAGGATCCAGCAGTTCTCCGGGTCCAAGCACGGGAGCCATAGCCAAGAAGGAGCCACCCAAATCACTGGCTCTGGTGGCCAAGCACGCGACTTCCGAGGATCCCGTCGCCGCAACCGGATTGGGTTTGGGATCTGGTACTAGCTCTGGCATTGCCATCATATCGAAGAGGGTAGTCAAACCTCAAAGCCATAGGATGGCTACTCCGCTGCAATCCGACACGGACACCGATGGCACGCCCATCAAGCCGTGGTCCAAGCTGAAACTGGCCACTCTGATGTCCTCCAGCTACACGAGCTTAACCAACTGTTCGCCAGATGATCTGGCCTCGCCGCTGAAGAACTACTCGCTGAGCAACATACCGCAGCAGATGGAGACGCATCCGCGACCACGTCACCATAGCGCCAGAAGCAGTTCGAGATCACCGCGTCATGGacaccaccatcaccatcatcatggCCACCACCAGCACGGACAAATTCAGGGGCCAAGCTCCACGAGCACCAACGGCTCCACGGCCAGCCAGGTGACGGCGAGCGCAAAACGAGATTGCCTACGTCTCCAGAAGCCGGAGCAGCACTTGCCCGACGGCGAACTGACCGAACTGGGCGGCAATGGACGGAGGAAGCTCTACCAAAGCGTGTTCGATCTGTCGCCGGAGTACTGCGGACTGCCGTTTGTCAAGCGATTGAAGATCCTCAATGAGCGCCAGAAGCTGGCGGAACTGGAGCGGGCACTGCAGACCCGTAGCTTTAGCTTGGACTGCTCCAAGTCCGGCCCGGATAGCAAGGTGCCCATTACGGAGTCCTTGTATCGATGCTACAGCGACACCTCCGGCATCTACTCGCAGTTCCTCAGCACGTACGAGTCAACCACCAGCTCCACTTCGGTATCCACCAATACTTCCGCCTCTGCATCGGCATCCGCCTCCGCTTCCGCCTCCGCATCGGATAGCAACTCCAGGCAGTTGCAGTACGAACCCCTGCCACTTAGTCCCGAATCGAATGAGACCATGGAGCGGCGCAAGCTGAAGAGCATACTCAAGAAACTCCAGATGGGCGGTGGTCAGCAGGAGGAGGCGGGGCCGGGCGCGGGAACGGGAGCGGTAAAGGGAACGGGGTCGAAGGTCAACTCCAGTGCCAGCCAAAAGGGGAAGGGCCTGCCGGCGGAGCCGACCTTGGAAGG CCCGCCCGCCAGTGCCAAGGAGGAGGAATCTCCCTTCGGCGGTGCTGCGGCGATCGGTTCGGTGAATAAAGGTTGCGGTAACGGTAACGGTAGCGGTAGCGTTAGTGGTAACGGTAACGGCAGCGGTACGGTTAACGATAGCAGTGCTAAATCGAGTTCGCATCCGAGCAATAACGGCAACAGTGCGTATACGTGTCCTCCTCCACCGGCGGTGgcttttccgtttccggtACCCATTGCACCAGCATCCGGCTCAGTTCCACTACCATTGGAGCCCGGAGCGTCGAATGTCTGGTCGCCGACGTTGACGTTGGTAACGCCCACGAATTCGCCGCAGGAGAGCTTCGCGTTTCCCGCCCAACTGCAGGGGGAGTTGGGCGGACACGGAACCGGGCGCGGACTCGTTGGTGGCGTTGGCAGCGCCTCAGCGTCGATGTTGCCAGCGGGAGCGGGAGCAactgcatccgcatccgcatccacgTCCACGTCCGCCTCGTATGTCGTCGAGTGCTCAGCGTCGTCGAATCAGATCCTCCATGCCCAGTCCACCActgatttgaatttgaatttgcaGCTCAGGCAGAACACGACCAGTGCGATGGGCGGAGCGGGTCCAGCGCAGCGGATCGAAG GCTTCCCGGAGGCACAGGACTACTTCAATCAGATCCTGAACGGCATCAACCACGTGATCAAGACGCACATGAACGAGATGCACTCCAAGTTCGAGACGCAATTCTCCAGCATGGCTGGTGAGGTGCGGCGACGCGACGCCATCATTGCCCAGCTGCAGCTCAAGCTGCGCTCCATAGAGGGCAAGTCCACAGCGGCAGCGgcatcctcatcctcctccgcCCTGGTGCTGCCCATCAGCCGGCGCCAGAAGAAGATGCCCCAGCTGTCGGTGGACGACGATGAGccgccggaggaggaggacatCAGCAGTTCGGGCTCTTCAGCGGAACTTTTGTTTATG CGAGGTGACTCCCTGGACACGGTGTTCACCTCATCGCCACCCATTCAAGGGGGCAGGCGCAGTACATCGCCGGGTCCTAGTCGTCATCATGCGGCCTCGGCGAACGCCCTCAACTGTCCGAGCAGCTACTACGGAGGACCCGGTTCCCTAAGCTCCCGCCACGCCCAGAGCCACCCCAGCTTCTATTCCGGCCAGGGCAATGGACGTAGCAGCGGGCGCAGCAGTGGCTATCGCGAGTGGAGCGGCGCAGCGGAGAGCGGACACCTGGTCAGTGGGAGTGGATCGAGCGGCGCGGTCATGGTGGCCGATGTCACGGGCAATCTGGCCCGCCTGTCGGACAGCGTGATTCTCGACATTGGCGAGAGCTCCAGCTCGAGTTCCTCTTCCAGCAAGATTAACATGGCCGAAGTGGatgacgacgaggaggaggaggatccGAGGGGTCGGGTGGCTCGAAACGAGGAGGACATGGACGACGGCGAAGGTGGTTTGGCGAGCCACAACGACTGGGAGGTGCAGATGCTGGCCGCCGAGATGGAACGGCAAGAGCGGAAGCGTGGCCACTCCCTGTCCGACAATCTGGGCGAGCTGAAGCACTGCAGCACGTTTCTGCGGCGTCGCCGGAAGTTCAGCGACACGGAAACGGAATTTAGTGAGACGGACATGGAGGAGCAGTTGGCCAGATCGGGCAGCGGCCCAATGGAGCCCAGCGGATCGGCACCATCTAGCTCTGGAGCCGGTGGCTCCACATCCGCGGGACATCAGAGCGGCAGCCAGCGACCGAGAGCCTCCAGTCTGGATCAGTTCAATCTGCGCTACGGCATCGGGCGCGGAATCTTTAAAGCAATGAGCATCGACCGTGATAAAGACAAGCTTTGA
- the LOC6620374 gene encoding pneumococcal serine-rich repeat protein isoform X4, with protein MNKNKSTKETARNKKKMKYFRNSFRKSRIGDGASDPDSDWTRSNQRWMKLRTTVQISSAIQKKPPLKREDSFLKRFSTRQIPETQETVEDTGSESASGDVDKSVKRRRRYLQKRRSVVNPDENFYFYWLMMLTVCVLYNLWTLIVRQSFPELQQSVPTFWLICDSMTDVVFILDIIVQLRTGYLEQGLMVYDDRKLACHYVHSRDFIFDMIALIPLDLLQLKMGTHPLLRFTRFFKVYRSVRFYYIVESRTVWPNLWRVVNLIHILLILAHWFGCFYFLLSEAEGFQGDWVYPYRPGDYATLTRKYLGSLYWSTLTLTTIGDLPTPETNAEPNFSVDGPRSIPRRGIKSRLLQFGSSYGYIFTIVSYLIGVFIFATIVGQVGNVITNRNANRLEFERLLDGAKTYMRHHKVPGGMKRRVLRWYDYSWSRGRIQGGGDINTALGLLPDKLKTELALHVNLSVLKKVTIFQECQPEFLHDLVLKMKAYIFTPGDSICRKGEVAREMFIIADGILEVLSETGKVLTTMKAGDFFGEIGILNLDGLNKRTADVRSVGYSELFSLSREDVLAAMKDYPDAQEILQTLGRKRLMEVRCVNKKYAKAQSDKEAAAYAAAHPHHHQSHHQGQVHQSDSSENSASKKIVDKLKHDVKGFRNVLKKSRTSRKSDESLEMQPLHNTSPRGSKILLKRMSRVRSDEKDADSAEAKDELHDKTPSPIGAGLPLLQRLRLLKEKQDREERAVKSTPPQKSPPHSHVTCTLSPQESIQEEPEREFSEGFPLIQRLQQLKIKNEPQANAAEPGVVMVNTPPNISSKIDSHFAASQAGASHPGTNGGTIGISAPGQSLTVAQIKPIMKVSFKQKIQQMQGGGGGSSSSPGPSTGAIAKKEPPKSLALVAKHATSEDPVAATGLGLGSGTSSGIAIISKRVVKPQSHRMATPLQSDTDTDGTPIKPWSKLKLATLMSSSYTSLTNCSPDDLASPLKNYSLSNIPQQMETHPRPRHHSARSSSRSPRHGHHHHHHHGHHQHGQIQGPSSTSTNGSTASQVTASAKRDCLRLQKPEQHLPDGELTELGGNGRRKLYQSVFDLSPEYCGLPFVKRLKILNERQKLAELERALQTRSFSLDCSKSGPDSKVPITESLYRCYSDTSGIYSQFLSTYESTTSSTSVSTNTSASASASASASASASDSNSRQLQYEPLPLSPESNETMERRKLKSILKKLQMGGGQQEEAGPGAGTGAVKGTGSKVNSSASQKGKGLPAEPTLEGPPASAKEEESPFGGAAAIGSVNKGCGNGNGSGSVSGNGNGSGTVNDSSAKSSSHPSNNGNSAYTCPPPPAVAFPFPVPIAPASGSVPLPLEPGASNVWSPTLTLVTPTNSPQESFAFPAQLQGELGGHGTGRGLVGGVGSASASMLPAGAGATASASASTSTSASYVVECSASSNQILHAQSTTDLNLNLQLRQNTTSAMGGAGPAQRIEGFPEAQDYFNQILNGINHVIKTHMNEMHSKFETQFSSMAGEVRRRDAIIAQLQLKLRSIEGKSTAAAASSSSSALVLPISRRQKKMPQLSVDDDEPPEEEDISSSGSSAELLFMRGDSLDTVFTSSPPIQGGRRSTSPGPSRHHAASANALNCPSSYYGGPGSLSSRHAQSHPSFYSGQGNGRSSGRSSGYREWSGAAESGHLVSGSGSSGAVMVADVTGNLARLSDSVILDIGESSSSSSSSSKINMAEVDDDEEEEDPRGRVARNEEDMDDGEGGLASHNDWEVQMLAAEMERQERKRGHSLSDNLGELKHCSTFLRRRRKFSDTETEFSETDMEEQLARSGSGPMEPSGSAPSSSGAGGSTSAGHQSGSQRPRASSLDQFNLRYGIGRGIFKAMSIDRDKDKL; from the exons atgaacaaaaataaaagtacaaaagaaacagcaagaaacaaaaagaaaatgaaatacTTTCGAAACTCGTTTAGGAAATCGCGTATCGGAGATGGAGCTTCAGATCCAGATTCCGATTG gacacgATCGAACCAGCGTTGGATGAAGCTGCGCACCACCGTGCAGATTTCATCGGCGATACAGAAGAAACCACCGCTCAAGCGCGAAGACTCCTTCCTGAAGCGTTTCTCGACTAGACAGATACCCGAAACACAG GAAACTGTTGAAGATACGGGTTCAGAAAGTGCCTCTGGTGACGTCGACAAGAGTGTTAAACGACGGCGACGCTATCTGCAGAAACGACGATCCGTTGTTAATCCAGATGAAAATTTTTACTTCTATTGGTTAATGATGTTAACTGTATGTGTTCTATATAATCTATGGACCCTAATTGTGAGGCAGAGCTTTCCTGAACTGCAG CAATCTGTGCCCACGTTTTGGCTCATCTGCGATTCGATGACAGATGTTGTATTTATCCTAGATATAATAGTTCAATTACGCACAGGCTATCTGGAGCAGGGCCTAATG GTATACGACGACAGGAAGCTGGCCTGTCACTACGTTCACTCGCGCGACTTTATCTTCGATATGATAGCGCTGATACCATTGGATTTGCTGCAGCTCAAGATGGGCACACATCCGCTCTTGCGTTTTACGCGCTTTTTTAAA GTTTATCGATCTGTGAGATTTTATTACATCGTAGAAAGTAGAACagtttggccaaatttatggCGCGTTGTTAACCTAATTCATATCCTGTTAATACTGGCACACTGGTTCGGTTGTTTCTATTTTTTACTCTCCGAGGCGGAGGGCTTTCAG GGCGACTGGGTGTATCCGTATCGACCCGGGGACTACGCCACCCTAACGCGAAAGTATCTGGGCAGCCTGTACTGGTCGACCCTGACACTGACCACCATTGGGGATCTGCCCACGCCCGAAACGAATGCAGA ACCGAACTTTTCGGTGGACGGCCCACGTTCAATTCCGCGGCGTGGCATTAAATCGCGCTTACTTCAATTTGGCTCTAGTTATGG ATATATTTTTACGATCGTTAGCTATTTGATTGGTGTTTTTATCTTCGCCACCATTGTGGGCCAAGTGGGCAATGTGATAACGAACCGCAATGCGAATCGCCTGGAGTTCGAGCGCCTGCTGGATGGGGCCAAGACCTATATGCGGCACCACAAG GTGCCCGGAGGGATGAAGCGGCGCGTGCTGCGGTGGTACGACTACAGCTGGTCCCGCGGCAGGATACAGGGTGGCGGTGACATCAATACCGCACTGGGCCTCCTGCCCGACAAGCTGAAAACCGAATTGGCCTTACATGTCAACCTGAGCGTGCTGAAGAAGGTGACCATATTCCAAGAGTGCCAGCCCGAGTTCCTCCACGATCTCGTGCTCAAGATGAAGGCCTACATCTTTACGCCGGGCGACTCCATTTGCCGAAAGGGCGAGGTGGCTCGCGAAATGTTCATCATTGCCGATGGCATCCTGGAGGTGCTGAGCGAGACGGGCAAGGTCCTGACCACCATGAAGGCTGGTGATTTTTTTGGCGAAATCGGCATCCTCAATCTGGACGGGCTTAACAA ACGCACAGCGGATGTGCGCTCCGTGGGCTACTCGGAGCTCTTCTCTCTGTCCCGCGAGGATGTCCTGGCGGCCATGAAGGACTACCCCGATGCCCAGGAGATCCTGCAGACCCTGGGCCGCAAGCGGCTAATGGAGGTGCGCTGCGTGAACAAGAAGTACGCCAAGGCGCAGAGTGACAAGGAGGCGGCGGCCTATGCGGCAGCTCATCCGCACCACCATCAGAGCCACCACCAGGGTCAGGTGCAccagagcgacagcagcgagAACAGTGCCTCCAAGAAGATCGTGGACAAGCTGAAGCACGACGTCAAGGGATTCCGCAACGTGCTGAAGAAGTCCAG GACCTCGCGCAAAAGCGATGAATCCCTGGAGATGCAGCCGCTGCACAACACCTCGCCGCGCGGAAGCAAGATCCTGCTGAAGCGCATGTCGCGCGTTCGATCGGACGAAAAGGATGCGGATAGCGCCGAGGCCAAGGACGAGTTGCACGACAAGACGCCCAGCCCGATTGGGGCGGGATTGCCATTGCTGCAGCGCCTCCGGCTCCTCAAGGAGAAGCAG GATCGCGAAGAGCGAGCTGTTAAGTCCACACCACCACAGAAATCTCCACCTCACTCACATGTAACGTGTACGTTATCGCCGCAGGAATCGATCCAGGAGGAGCCCGAACGCGAGTTCAGCGaaggctttcccctgatccaGCGACTCCAGCAGTTGAAAATTAAGAACGAGCCGCAGGCAAACGCCGCCGAACCCGGCGTCGTCATg GTCAACACGCCGCccaacatcagcagcaaaaTAGATTCGCATTTCGCTGCCAGCCAGGCAGGTGCATCGCATCCTGGTACAAATGGTGGAACCATCGGCATCTCGGCGCCGGGACAATCGCTGACGGTGGCCCAGATCAAGCCCATCATGAAGGTGTCCTTCAAGCAGAAGATCCAACAGATGCAGGGTGGCGGCGGAGGATCCAGCAGTTCTCCGGGTCCAAGCACGGGAGCCATAGCCAAGAAGGAGCCACCCAAATCACTGGCTCTGGTGGCCAAGCACGCGACTTCCGAGGATCCCGTCGCCGCAACCGGATTGGGTTTGGGATCTGGTACTAGCTCTGGCATTGCCATCATATCGAAGAGGGTAGTCAAACCTCAAAGCCATAGGATGGCTACTCCGCTGCAATCCGACACGGACACCGATGGCACGCCCATCAAGCCGTGGTCCAAGCTGAAACTGGCCACTCTGATGTCCTCCAGCTACACGAGCTTAACCAACTGTTCGCCAGATGATCTGGCCTCGCCGCTGAAGAACTACTCGCTGAGCAACATACCGCAGCAGATGGAGACGCATCCGCGACCACGTCACCATAGCGCCAGAAGCAGTTCGAGATCACCGCGTCATGGacaccaccatcaccatcatcatggCCACCACCAGCACGGACAAATTCAGGGGCCAAGCTCCACGAGCACCAACGGCTCCACGGCCAGCCAGGTGACGGCGAGCGCAAAACGAGATTGCCTACGTCTCCAGAAGCCGGAGCAGCACTTGCCCGACGGCGAACTGACCGAACTGGGCGGCAATGGACGGAGGAAGCTCTACCAAAGCGTGTTCGATCTGTCGCCGGAGTACTGCGGACTGCCGTTTGTCAAGCGATTGAAGATCCTCAATGAGCGCCAGAAGCTGGCGGAACTGGAGCGGGCACTGCAGACCCGTAGCTTTAGCTTGGACTGCTCCAAGTCCGGCCCGGATAGCAAGGTGCCCATTACGGAGTCCTTGTATCGATGCTACAGCGACACCTCCGGCATCTACTCGCAGTTCCTCAGCACGTACGAGTCAACCACCAGCTCCACTTCGGTATCCACCAATACTTCCGCCTCTGCATCGGCATCCGCCTCCGCTTCCGCCTCCGCATCGGATAGCAACTCCAGGCAGTTGCAGTACGAACCCCTGCCACTTAGTCCCGAATCGAATGAGACCATGGAGCGGCGCAAGCTGAAGAGCATACTCAAGAAACTCCAGATGGGCGGTGGTCAGCAGGAGGAGGCGGGGCCGGGCGCGGGAACGGGAGCGGTAAAGGGAACGGGGTCGAAGGTCAACTCCAGTGCCAGCCAAAAGGGGAAGGGCCTGCCGGCGGAGCCGACCTTGGAAGG CCCGCCCGCCAGTGCCAAGGAGGAGGAATCTCCCTTCGGCGGTGCTGCGGCGATCGGTTCGGTGAATAAAGGTTGCGGTAACGGTAACGGTAGCGGTAGCGTTAGTGGTAACGGTAACGGCAGCGGTACGGTTAACGATAGCAGTGCTAAATCGAGTTCGCATCCGAGCAATAACGGCAACAGTGCGTATACGTGTCCTCCTCCACCGGCGGTGgcttttccgtttccggtACCCATTGCACCAGCATCCGGCTCAGTTCCACTACCATTGGAGCCCGGAGCGTCGAATGTCTGGTCGCCGACGTTGACGTTGGTAACGCCCACGAATTCGCCGCAGGAGAGCTTCGCGTTTCCCGCCCAACTGCAGGGGGAGTTGGGCGGACACGGAACCGGGCGCGGACTCGTTGGTGGCGTTGGCAGCGCCTCAGCGTCGATGTTGCCAGCGGGAGCGGGAGCAactgcatccgcatccgcatccacgTCCACGTCCGCCTCGTATGTCGTCGAGTGCTCAGCGTCGTCGAATCAGATCCTCCATGCCCAGTCCACCActgatttgaatttgaatttgcaGCTCAGGCAGAACACGACCAGTGCGATGGGCGGAGCGGGTCCAGCGCAGCGGATCGAAG GCTTCCCGGAGGCACAGGACTACTTCAATCAGATCCTGAACGGCATCAACCACGTGATCAAGACGCACATGAACGAGATGCACTCCAAGTTCGAGACGCAATTCTCCAGCATGGCTGGTGAGGTGCGGCGACGCGACGCCATCATTGCCCAGCTGCAGCTCAAGCTGCGCTCCATAGAGGGCAAGTCCACAGCGGCAGCGgcatcctcatcctcctccgcCCTGGTGCTGCCCATCAGCCGGCGCCAGAAGAAGATGCCCCAGCTGTCGGTGGACGACGATGAGccgccggaggaggaggacatCAGCAGTTCGGGCTCTTCAGCGGAACTTTTGTTTATG CGAGGTGACTCCCTGGACACGGTGTTCACCTCATCGCCACCCATTCAAGGGGGCAGGCGCAGTACATCGCCGGGTCCTAGTCGTCATCATGCGGCCTCGGCGAACGCCCTCAACTGTCCGAGCAGCTACTACGGAGGACCCGGTTCCCTAAGCTCCCGCCACGCCCAGAGCCACCCCAGCTTCTATTCCGGCCAGGGCAATGGACGTAGCAGCGGGCGCAGCAGTGGCTATCGCGAGTGGAGCGGCGCAGCGGAGAGCGGACACCTGGTCAGTGGGAGTGGATCGAGCGGCGCGGTCATGGTGGCCGATGTCACGGGCAATCTGGCCCGCCTGTCGGACAGCGTGATTCTCGACATTGGCGAGAGCTCCAGCTCGAGTTCCTCTTCCAGCAAGATTAACATGGCCGAAGTGGatgacgacgaggaggaggaggatccGAGGGGTCGGGTGGCTCGAAACGAGGAGGACATGGACGACGGCGAAGGTGGTTTGGCGAGCCACAACGACTGGGAGGTGCAGATGCTGGCCGCCGAGATGGAACGGCAAGAGCGGAAGCGTGGCCACTCCCTGTCCGACAATCTGGGCGAGCTGAAGCACTGCAGCACGTTTCTGCGGCGTCGCCGGAAGTTCAGCGACACGGAAACGGAATTTAGTGAGACGGACATGGAGGAGCAGTTGGCCAGATCGGGCAGCGGCCCAATGGAGCCCAGCGGATCGGCACCATCTAGCTCTGGAGCCGGTGGCTCCACATCCGCGGGACATCAGAGCGGCAGCCAGCGACCGAGAGCCTCCAGTCTGGATCAGTTCAATCTGCGCTACGGCATCGGGCGCGGAATCTTTAAAGCAATGAGCATCGACCGTGATAAAGACAAGCTTTGA